In Nomascus leucogenys isolate Asia chromosome 8, Asia_NLE_v1, whole genome shotgun sequence, a single genomic region encodes these proteins:
- the DUSP4 gene encoding dual specificity protein phosphatase 4, with translation MVTMEELREMDCSVLKRLMNRDENGGGAGGSGSHGTLGLPSGGKCLLLDCRPFLAHSAGYIRGSVNVRCNTIVRRRAKGSVSLEQILPAEEEVRARLRSGLYSAVIVYDERSPRAESLREDSTVSLVVQALRRNAERTDICLLKGGYERFSSEYPEFCSKTKALAAIPPPVPPSATEPLDLGCSSCGTPLHDQGGPVEILPFLYLGSAYHAARRDMLDALGITALLNVSSDCPNHFEGHYQYKCIPVEDNHKADISSWFMEAIEYIDAVKDCRGRVLVHCQAGISRSATICLAYLMMKKRVRLEEAFEFVKQRRSIISPNFSFMGQLLQFESQVLATSCAAEAASPSGPLRERGKTPATPTSQFVFSFPVSVGVHSAPSSLPYLHSPITTSPSC, from the exons ATGGTGACGATGGAGGAGCTGCGGGAGATGGACTGCAGTGTGCTCAAAAGGCTGATGAACCGGGACGAGAAcggcggcggcgcgggcggcAGCGGCAGCCACGGCACCCTGGGGCTGCCAAGCGGCGGCAAGTGCCTGCTGCTGGACTGCAGACCGTTCCTGGCGCACAGCGCGGGCTACATCCGAGGCTCGGTCAACGTGCGCTGCAACACCATCGTGCGGCGGCGGGCTAAGGGCTCCGTGAGCCTGGAGCAGATCCTGCCCGCCGAGGAGGAGGTACGCGCCCGCTTGCGCTCTGGCCTCTACTCGGCGGTCATCGTCTACGACGAGCGCAGCCCGCGCGCCGAGAGCCTCCGCGAGGACAGCACGGTGTCGCTGGTGGTGCAGGCGCTGCGCCGCAACGCCGAGCGCACCGACATCTGCCTGCTCAAAG GCGGCTATGAGAGGTTTTCCTCCGAGTACCCAGAATTCTGTTCTAAAACCAAGGCCCTGGCAGCCATCCCACCCCCGGTTCCCCCCAGCGCCACAGAGCCCTTGGACCTGGGCTGCAGCTCCTGTGGGACCCCACTACATGACCAG GGGGGTCCTGTGGAGATCCTTCCCTTCCTCTACCTCGGCAGTGCCTACCATGCTGCCCGGAGAGACATGCTGGACGCCCTGGGCATCACGGCTCTGTTGAATGTCTCCTCAGACTGCCCAAACCACTTTGAAGGACACTATCAGTACAAGTGCATCCCGGTGGAAGATAACCACAAGGCTGACATCAGCTCCTGGTTCATGGAAGCCATAGAGTACATCG ATGCGGTGAAGGACTGCCGTGGGCGCGTGCTGGTGCACTGCCAGGCGGGCATCTCGCGCTCGGCCACCATCTGCCTGGCCTACCTGATGATGAAGAAacgggtgaggctggaggaggccttCGAGTTCGTTAAGCAGCGCCGCAGCATCATCTCGCCCAACTTCAGCTTCATGGGGCAGCTGCTGCAGTTCGAGTCCCAGGTGCTGGCCACGTCCTGTGCCGCGGAGGCCGCCAGCCCCTCGGGACCCCTGCGGGAGCGGGGCAAGACACCCGCCACCCCCACCTCGCAGTTCGTCTTCAGCTTTCCGGTCTCCGTGGGCGTGCACTCGGCCCCCAGCAGCCTGCCCTATCTGCACAGCCCCATCACCACCTCTCCCAGCTGTTAG